The sequence GACCAAAGCGGCTTTGGCGGCGAGGAAAGCTCGGGGGCTCAAGCTTGGCAAACCGGAGAACCTCACCCCCGAAGCCCGGCAGGCTGGAGCGGCGGCATCCAGGGCCAGGGCCATCTCAGACATGCGGACCGTTGCGGCGTACGCGGGTGCGCTGCGCAGCCAGGGCCTCAGTCTCCAGGCCACGGCCGCCCAGCTCGAGGCCCACGGCTTCAAGACCCGTAAGGGGCGGCCGTGGAGCGCTGCACAAGTTAAACGGGTGCTGGACAGGCAAAACACTGTTCTGGAATTGCCTCGAAAATGTGGAAGCGAAGTTGAGCAGCGGCCGCTGCTCCCAGTTACAAGCAACCGCCGCACGCAGCAGGCGCTTCGGCAGCGTGCACAAGCAT is a genomic window of Deinococcus aerolatus containing:
- a CDS encoding recombinase family protein, giving the protein MSPCPCAYPCRRLLPGLHRQTRAQQAAVLAYARSKDLALALEFTEVKTGTRKRRRPQRETALEQTRRVGGVLLIAKLDRLARNVAVVATLMESGVRFVAVDMPEADNLTIHVMAAVAEREAQLISARTKAALAARKARGLKLGKPENLTPEARQAGAAASRARAISDMRTVAAYAGALRSQGLSLQATAAQLEAHGFKTRKGRPWSAAQVKRVLDRQNTVLELPRKCGSEVEQRPLLPVTSNRRTQQALRQRAQAWC